Within the Octopus sinensis linkage group LG17, ASM634580v1, whole genome shotgun sequence genome, the region CAGTCTTGCATAGTGATTGATAGCCTCATATCGTGTCATTGGAACCATATTGTAATAGCGAAGGGGACATAGAACTTGAAGCTCGTGTGTTGTCACTCAcacttgtgtgtatttataagtgaATTGTACAAAACCACACATTTATGACAATCCCATAAGAGTTTAGCACCTTAGCCAtcacatgtatttacataaacacataaatatacacacacacaccattcttttACATCTATATTTGTAATGATCTGAACACTTAGTTTATTATCTTCattcaaaatttcaggacttgacTTTTTAGTGCAGAAAACTCAGTCAGAATTCAAACCTGTGTTAATTGAAGTGAATGGACGTGATTGCCTGAAAAACTGCCAAATTAATGAATTCATCAATAGAGACAAACTTGGAGAAGTTGTCAAAGAACTGGTGAATACCATGATTTCAAGATCCGAACGTTTTCTGGTGAAAGGTAAAACTGTTCTTTTCATCGGTGATGGAGGGTACGGAAAACGGTTTACTTTGAAGGACACCAGAGGCTACGGAATTAAGGTGAATATTTGAAGTATATTTCCTGgcttgtttgctgttttttttttataatagttGGTTTGGCATAACAGTCAAGCAATAAATCCTCTCAATTTTCAAGtcaattcaaatatttttgattGTCAAAAATGGGTGAAAGTGAATGGTCATGTGGGAACCAACAAGCTTTGAGTTATTTGTGTTATGCACTCCAGATTTATCTCCCTTGGATTATAGTTTCATGGCTTTCTATGTAAGTGGTACTCTACATCTACTACATGTggaaaattctgtctgtgggtgtgtttgtttgtggattTGTTACCTAATTCCTCCAACatcattttatcaattttgatgaaacttgacacatgagtagaactaATATCGGGAAAccttgtgacatacttagattgttgaaaaaaaatatttaacagggcccctggaagggatccttatatctactacatataactaatattttttatttaaatacccaagggaaataacccataccacctgcacaatattttttgtttaagcacccaagggaaataacccatagcacctgcatttacagttgttagtttttagcaatgcaatcaatatttgattctcacaatcagcggacctaattctgcatttccctactcacagttttgaactgctaaaccttattattgcactttcttggTTTCGATCTTAAACTTGAAAGACTTCATTCTCTCTCACCAGCCTCTCTTGACAACCTCCATCAACttctctcaccaacctccgacagcctctctcaccaacctccagcaacctctctcaccaacctctcTTGACACCTCCATCAACTTCTCTCACCAACCTCTCTTGACAACCTCCATCAACTTCTCTCACCAACCTCTGACAACTTCTCTCGCCAACCTCTGACAACttctctcaccaacctccgacaacttctctcaccaacctctgacaacctctctcgccaacctccgacaacctctctcgccaacctctgacaatctctccctcctccagctgacagatttttgtactttattgggatggaaaatacaccttttgtggaagttataacaaaattgctttcttatatcagagtaatatgGCATTTCAATAAGGTGTttaaatagaacatctttacccctgGGAATTCCCAGGTTAATAAGCAGTTTACTGTCATAAAATAGGGAAAATAAATTGTAATAGTTACCAGAAGTGACAATAGTGATATaccaaaatttcattaaacatgTTTGACATCTGATGGGTGGGCTTCTTATGAGGGTCTTTTCAACTTCTATATTCATGAAGTCATCAACGATTCACTCAATTTTGTTGATCCAAACAATGACAGAATCCATACACAGACTATAGAAGGGTGATGTATGCTCACCAGGAAAAAACATTGGTGATGACTCTggagatggcaatgatgatgatgatgatgacaattgaattTAGATAATATAGGTCTCAGATGCCCTTAAAATTACAGGCTGTCAATTGCTAGAACCTCGTTGGTCATAGAACTAATAGAtttataacagcaataacaatcgTAAATTTAGATTTCTATGTATTATATTTTCCCAAATCATGTTTccatttttgttaatttattccGCAGATTGTGTTGGTAAATGCAGAAAAACCTAAAAACTTGAGTCAAGATATCACTTTCGTACCACATGATCTGACTGACTTAAAGCGGACGTATAAAAATGCCACCGAAATTATTGCCAAGCTTCAAGCTAGAGGTATAACAATTGATGGCTGTATTACTTTCTGGGATGAAAATGTCTGTCTTGTGGCAGCGATATGCGAACTTTTGAACCTAACAGGATCAAATTATAAAGCATACACCATTGCAAAAAATAAATACCTTACTTTTAAATGGCTACAGAAGCGAAAGGGAGATATTCCTCATTGGCCAcgtacgtttttgtattcttcaaACGTTTATGAAATTAACACACAGTCTGATATCTCCAAAATCTTCCAAAACAACAAGCCTTCCTTACCTTTGGTATTAAAATTTGAATACGGATCAGGTGCAATTGGTGTTAAACTTGTGCAAAACGAAGAAGAGTGCCAACAGTATTATCAACAGTTATCGGACTTAGAAATGCCTGGTGTTGGTCTATCTTTAGGTCGTTCTTTTATATTGATGGATTACTTACAAGGCACCGAACATGATGTGGATATCATAATATATAAGCGTAAATTAATCGCAGCTTTTGTGTCGGATAACGGTCCAACCAGGTTACCCAATTTCATAGAAACGGCAGCTCTTTTGCCTTCGATTCTTTCAGATGAAAAGCAGAACCAACTGATCGTTGCTGCTTACCAATGTTGTCTTGAAATCGGTTTAGAAAGCGGCGTTTTTAACGTGGAAATGATTATGTCAGTGACgggaccaaaactttgtgagatTAATTCACGAATGGGTGGAGCCTATCTGAGGGACTGGATTAAATTGTGTTATGGAGTTGATATTATGTTTTGCGACTTATTAATATCTCTGGGTATCGAACCAcatgtaaaatgtaaatatagtCAAACGTATTTAGCGGGGATTATATGCTTGGCTTCAGAGCATGCTGATATTTTCAAAGATGAgcaaaaaatgaatttaattcgAGCCAAACATGAATCCAAGCAAATACAATACAATCAATTTCTTGAAAAGCTTCATTTAGAATATGAAGAAGAGCTATACTTTGCAAGTATAGCAGTAATTGAGCCTGATCCAATAACTGCTAAAAGGTCATTGATAAAAATCTCAGAAGAACTTGGTATTAAAACCGATTCATACAATGTTGAACAATTCCTTAAATTCATTCCAAATGAGACACAAGAATAGGGTGAAGTCTGGgagttatttttttatgtgtgtctttatatatgtgttggGGAGATATGGAAAGTTGAtacatctttaatttcttttctaaagGGAGTTATTGTTTTTTAGCCCCAAGTCAACATTGATCCAAGCTGTGGCCATCTCATCTTTTCTATATCCATCTCGTCACCTGGACCTCCTCGAACAGGTTCAGAAACAAGTCTGTAATTTGATTGGttcccccctcttcctctcttAGTCTGTAATTTGATTGGTCCCTTGTCACAGTGACATGACAACTTAGTCTTTTCTATCTCTCCTACCACAGGATGTGCTCAGATGAATTTTCTTAGTCCTAGATCACATTGTGCCATATCACCTGACTCGTAACTCACAGCATCTTCATTCAAATTCTGTGACGCTTCCACGAATAAGTAAGTCTTTCTATAGTTGAAGCTTTTATCCTCGAACTACCAGAATTTGGAACTCTATTCCATCTCATTTTCTCCCTCCTTAGTCCCTTACACTAAGTGGCTTTCCGCCTTGTTTGGGACTttgtaagaataaaagaaaaacagaatatcTCTGATTGCAATTATCAAAATTGATatcttctgagagagagagacagagagagggtgatAGGGCAGTAGAATCCTTTTCATATAAATGAACCCCTTTtcatataaatgaattttttcatGATCCCCAGGCCTGTTTACTCATTAAGCTAATTTTATTAACAAACAAGTTTATATTCTATTTGAGAGATTGGATCAAGTTCTGTTATGGAGTTGATATTATGTTTTGTGCCTTATTAATATCTCTGGGTATTGAACCAcatgtaaaatgtaaatataatcaaACCTGTTTAGCAGGGATCATGTGTTTGGCCTCAGAGCATGCTCATATtttcaaagacaaacaaaagatgAATTT harbors:
- the LOC115220883 gene encoding carnosine synthase 1-like, with amino-acid sequence MEAVTSSLNKSIHVKNPPTSWQTEEDIYKEVQQDAEDTCLLWNYQSLEVPDILSSINEEIPRQCYKALQYSLFETGFPETQDRTSKVKALSHQQVSITVLSSPVECLSVLLEGGEQCPGNMLLVLSDSWLSKEPSSTQSCKFSLYVNKAIAFYKGGYSFLETYQPPRRVTYFVNFFTANCTGNAHTEGEHLEQNLDCPMSSSLKLLSYTDNKLLTRTLAAQAGVPYPTTLAFIKHSNVVLDTRGLQITVQVIPENISDKQLQLTFKDKIETFLATHSFNKLVIKPSGPSWFGSKLVSFNKPIVEELVETAVSVYHRLEEGDAVILEECIDNLPVTEDYNFRVRTTVCRTSDDLPHVSKIVCGISKSINQDYIVPQSLKASLKTWHVSEENIKVIKNKLISMSERTLKAIMSFEDTLNEDERGGIGAQTDIIGLDFLVQKTQSEFKPVLIEVNGRDCLKNCQINEFINRDKLGEVVKELVNTMISRSERFLVKGKTVLFIGDGGYGKRFTLKDTRGYGIKIVLVNAEKPKNLSQDITFVPHDLTDLKRTYKNATEIIAKLQARGITIDGCITFWDENVCLVAAICELLNLTGSNYKAYTIAKNKYLTFKWLQKRKGDIPHWPRTFLYSSNVYEINTQSDISKIFQNNKPSLPLVLKFEYGSGAIGVKLVQNEEECQQYYQQLSDLEMPGVGLSLGRSFILMDYLQGTEHDVDIIIYKRKLIAAFVSDNGPTRLPNFIETAALLPSILSDEKQNQLIVAAYQCCLEIGLESGVFNVEMIMSVTGPKLCEINSRMGGAYLRDWIKLCYGVDIMFCDLLISLGIEPHVKCKYSQTYLAGIICLASEHADIFKDEQKMNLIRAKHESKQIQYNQFLEKLHLEYEEELYFASIAVIEPDPITAKRSLIKISEELGIKTDSYNVEQFLKFIPNETQE